Within Staphylococcus sp. NRL 16/872, the genomic segment TGCAATATTACGTACATCTTCTCTTCTATTAGTCATTTTATAATATCCTTTCTTGAGTAAACTCCCACTTTTAATTACAACTGTTTTATTATATCATATAATTAAGAAAAGATAAGTAAAAGGTGGGGTATGGGATGGAAAAGCCAAAGTCTAAAGGTATATTTTGGGTACTATCTATTCTAGCAGTACTGTTCTTAGTACTATTTAGTTTTAGCGCCGGTGCAGCTAGCGTTCCAATGATGATTTTAACATTTATACTTTTCATTGCAACATTTGGTGCTGGTTTCGCGCTTAAGAAAAAATATCGTGAAAATAATTGGTTATAATATATATAGTCTCAACTATTCACTCATA encodes:
- a CDS encoding DUF5325 family protein gives rise to the protein MEKPKSKGIFWVLSILAVLFLVLFSFSAGAASVPMMILTFILFIATFGAGFALKKKYRENNWL